Proteins encoded within one genomic window of Chitinivibrionales bacterium:
- a CDS encoding zinc ribbon domain-containing protein: MPTYDYECEKCGLVFEEFQRITEPPLTVCKRPGCGGTVKRLISPGAGFLFKGSGFYSTDYRSESYKKQAKSDTSSSTTDLKSGNAGKKSQDKKSSGDK, encoded by the coding sequence ATGCCTACCTACGATTACGAATGCGAAAAATGTGGACTGGTGTTCGAGGAGTTCCAGCGCATCACCGAGCCGCCGCTCACCGTGTGTAAGAGGCCGGGCTGCGGCGGAACGGTCAAGCGCCTCATCTCGCCCGGCGCGGGGTTCCTGTTCAAGGGAAGCGGGTTTTACAGCACGGATTACCGGTCGGAATCGTATAAGAAGCAAGCGAAAAGTGATACAAGTTCTTCGACCACCGATTTGAAATCTGGGAATGCAGGAAAAAAGAGCCAAGATAAAAAAAGCTCAGGCGATAAATAG
- the obgE gene encoding GTPase ObgE, protein MFIDESLITVKGGSGGNGCFAYLREKYRPRGGPSGGSGGKGGSVFLQGSHDLHTLADLEFRRHYAAGGGASGRGGNKDGRDGQDIIIHVPLGTVVSDADSGEQLFDAVDGSETFCAARGGAGGRGNAELRTRKNPLPDHAEPGEPGEEKRLRLELKLLADVGLVGRPNAGKSTFLSCISAAKPKIADYPFTTTRPFLGIVAVEGFQSFVVADIPGLIQNSHLGKGLGIKFLRHIERTRVLALLIPADSEDPLAEAALLTHELEAYSPLLARKPKCFIMSKSDLCAERLRPPRGWLAMSSITGRGVKPVLKKLKAMLEAAGGAGAAEGA, encoded by the coding sequence ATGTTCATCGATGAATCCCTCATCACGGTCAAAGGCGGCAGCGGCGGCAACGGGTGCTTTGCCTATCTGCGGGAAAAGTACCGTCCCCGCGGCGGGCCCAGCGGCGGCAGCGGCGGAAAGGGCGGCAGCGTTTTTCTTCAGGGCTCGCACGACCTCCACACGCTCGCCGACCTCGAGTTCCGGCGGCACTACGCCGCGGGCGGCGGCGCGAGCGGCAGGGGCGGCAACAAGGACGGCAGGGACGGCCAGGACATCATCATCCATGTGCCGCTCGGAACCGTGGTGAGCGACGCGGATTCGGGCGAGCAACTTTTCGACGCGGTTGACGGTTCGGAAACATTCTGCGCCGCGCGCGGCGGCGCCGGCGGAAGGGGAAACGCGGAGCTCAGGACGCGGAAAAACCCGCTCCCCGACCATGCCGAACCGGGGGAGCCGGGCGAGGAAAAGCGGCTCAGGCTCGAGCTCAAGCTGCTCGCGGACGTGGGGCTCGTGGGCAGGCCCAATGCGGGAAAATCAACGTTTCTGTCCTGCATCTCGGCGGCAAAGCCGAAAATCGCTGACTATCCCTTCACCACAACGCGGCCGTTTCTCGGCATCGTGGCCGTCGAGGGGTTTCAATCATTCGTGGTGGCGGACATACCGGGTCTTATCCAGAATTCGCATTTGGGAAAGGGACTCGGCATAAAATTCCTCAGGCACATCGAGCGGACGCGCGTTCTTGCATTGCTGATTCCCGCCGATTCCGAGGACCCTCTTGCCGAGGCGGCGCTTCTGACGCACGAGCTTGAGGCGTACAGCCCGCTGCTTGCCCGGAAACCGAAATGCTTCATTATGTCGAAGAGCGATCTTTGCGCCGAGCGTCTCCGGCCACCCAGGGGATGGCTTGCCATGTCGTCAATCACGGGCCGCGGCGTGAAGCCGGTGCTTAAGAAGCTCAAGGCAATGCTTGAAGCCGCCGGCGGCGCGGGCGCGGCGGAAGGGGCATGA
- the rimI gene encoding ribosomal protein S18-alanine N-acetyltransferase, whose protein sequence is MERCPVFIRPAAGNDLAAILDIEKYCCTVTWNLSSFRSELSGENRINLVAQAYDGPLCGFIFSMLAADELEINTLAVGPTYQRLGIAQKLLAAAAQAGFSRGAETMHLEVRSRNRPAVCLYEKLGFEVRWIRKKYYSDNGDDAIVMSKSIEVL, encoded by the coding sequence ATGGAGCGCTGCCCCGTTTTCATCAGGCCCGCGGCGGGAAACGACCTTGCCGCGATTCTTGACATAGAGAAATACTGCTGCACCGTGACGTGGAACCTCTCGTCGTTCAGGAGCGAGCTATCGGGTGAAAACCGCATCAACCTCGTGGCGCAGGCCTACGACGGCCCGCTCTGCGGTTTTATTTTTTCCATGCTTGCCGCCGACGAGCTCGAAATCAACACCCTTGCCGTGGGTCCAACCTATCAGCGGCTCGGGATCGCGCAGAAGCTCCTGGCCGCGGCGGCGCAGGCCGGTTTCAGCCGCGGCGCGGAAACCATGCACCTTGAGGTGCGCTCCCGCAACAGGCCCGCGGTCTGCCTCTACGAAAAGCTGGGCTTCGAGGTGCGATGGATCCGGAAGAAGTATTATTCCGACAACGGCGACGACGCCATCGTGATGTCGAAATCCATCGAAGTGCTTTAA
- a CDS encoding CDP-alcohol phosphatidyltransferase family protein, with protein MPLTLANRITILRIFAVPLFVAALLYYTTGVAKGAPEIVLRWVATGIFLGIFLFDAVDGYLARIRREITALGTLLDPLADKAVLVSALILLSDPAAEKAFSPHLPIWFMIAAVSRDAILVIGGLIIQSIMGSVRVQPRITGKITTFFQGTIIFWVLVGLPASPFLWLLYIAAFFTAVSAVQYLLDGIRQLEKAK; from the coding sequence ATGCCGTTGACCTTGGCAAACAGAATCACCATTCTGCGGATCTTCGCCGTTCCGCTGTTTGTGGCCGCGCTGCTGTATTACACCACCGGCGTCGCCAAGGGCGCGCCGGAAATCGTGCTGCGGTGGGTTGCCACGGGAATCTTTCTGGGGATTTTTCTTTTCGACGCTGTTGACGGCTACCTCGCGCGCATACGCAGGGAAATCACCGCCTTGGGCACCCTGCTCGATCCGCTCGCCGATAAGGCGGTACTGGTGTCCGCCCTCATTCTTCTTTCCGACCCCGCGGCCGAAAAGGCGTTTTCGCCCCATCTGCCGATTTGGTTCATGATCGCCGCGGTGAGCCGCGACGCCATTCTCGTGATCGGCGGACTCATCATCCAGAGCATCATGGGCAGCGTGAGGGTGCAGCCGCGCATCACCGGAAAAATCACCACCTTTTTCCAGGGGACGATAATCTTCTGGGTACTTGTGGGCCTGCCCGCTTCCCCGTTTCTGTGGCTACTGTACATAGCCGCGTTCTTCACGGCCGTTTCTGCGGTGCAATACCTGCTTGATGGGATTAGGCAGTTGGAAAAAGCAAAATAG
- a CDS encoding DegQ family serine endoprotease, producing MAPFIKRTLPITMFLLLAFSLFVAECKFSFADSGKRPDKGSITFGAKEKPEVKTTPDFQSFKTIFADIADKVIPSVVSVIPTQIDTVVFNNNPFYQFFGDEDPGFPFDQFFNVPRGHGNQKRQPQQQPKKQFRRQQGLGSGVIVSKDGYILTNYHVVHGADEIEVRTADKRTFQASIVGVDSLSDVAVIKIKGEAKDLTVAYIGDSDKLRVGEWVMAVGNPFALTSTVTQGIVSALGRRDDKNPTQYQNYIQTDAAINPGNSGGALVNLDGELIGINTMIYTTSGGFMGIGMAIPINMARRVMEDIIYNGKVTRGWLGVQIQDINDAMRSALGLGNRKGVLIGDVFKGQPADRAGIKRGDVVLSVDGKAVETSNELKNTVAGIQPGKKIPVVVFRGGKEITVNVVLNERDEAAVNKLSSGGEKQPEGGADTGSQLGLSVTNLTEETRQQFSIASDVTGVVVTDVDQASQAAGEGVQPGDVVQEINRQPVSSVKEFTKVAKSIKPGTSVLLLIRRGQNSMFVAFTLRGK from the coding sequence ATGGCACCTTTTATCAAACGCACGCTTCCCATTACCATGTTTCTTCTTCTTGCGTTCAGCCTTTTTGTCGCTGAATGCAAATTCTCGTTCGCCGACAGCGGCAAGCGGCCCGACAAGGGCTCAATCACCTTCGGCGCAAAGGAAAAGCCAGAAGTAAAGACCACGCCCGATTTCCAGTCGTTCAAGACGATTTTCGCCGACATCGCGGACAAGGTGATCCCGTCGGTGGTGAGCGTGATACCCACGCAGATCGACACCGTGGTGTTCAACAACAACCCCTTTTACCAGTTTTTCGGGGACGAGGACCCGGGGTTCCCCTTTGACCAGTTCTTCAACGTGCCGCGCGGCCACGGTAACCAGAAGCGGCAGCCCCAGCAGCAGCCCAAGAAACAGTTCCGGCGCCAGCAGGGGCTCGGCTCCGGCGTGATCGTTTCGAAGGACGGATACATTCTCACGAATTACCACGTGGTGCACGGCGCGGACGAGATCGAGGTGAGAACGGCCGACAAGCGCACCTTCCAGGCCTCCATCGTGGGCGTCGACTCGCTGTCCGATGTCGCGGTGATCAAGATCAAGGGCGAGGCGAAGGACCTTACGGTCGCGTACATCGGCGACTCGGACAAGCTGCGCGTGGGTGAGTGGGTGATGGCCGTGGGCAACCCGTTCGCCCTCACCTCGACCGTGACGCAGGGCATCGTGTCGGCGCTCGGCAGGCGCGACGACAAGAACCCCACGCAGTACCAGAACTACATCCAAACCGACGCCGCCATCAACCCGGGGAACTCGGGAGGCGCGCTTGTCAATCTTGACGGCGAGCTCATCGGCATCAACACCATGATCTACACCACCTCGGGCGGGTTCATGGGCATCGGCATGGCCATCCCCATCAACATGGCGCGCCGCGTCATGGAAGACATCATTTACAACGGCAAGGTGACGCGCGGCTGGCTCGGCGTGCAGATCCAGGACATCAATGACGCGATGCGCAGCGCGCTGGGCCTGGGCAACCGCAAGGGCGTGCTCATCGGCGACGTGTTCAAGGGCCAGCCGGCCGACAGGGCCGGCATCAAGCGCGGCGACGTGGTGCTGTCGGTGGACGGGAAAGCGGTGGAGACCTCAAACGAGCTGAAAAACACCGTGGCCGGCATCCAGCCCGGCAAGAAAATCCCGGTCGTCGTTTTCAGGGGCGGAAAGGAAATCACCGTGAACGTGGTGCTTAACGAGCGCGACGAGGCCGCGGTGAACAAACTGTCGTCGGGCGGCGAAAAGCAGCCCGAGGGCGGCGCCGACACCGGTTCTCAGCTCGGTCTGAGCGTGACGAACTTGACGGAAGAGACAAGACAGCAGTTCAGCATCGCGAGCGACGTTACCGGCGTGGTGGTCACCGACGTGGACCAGGCGTCGCAGGCCGCGGGCGAGGGCGTGCAGCCGGGCGACGTGGTGCAGGAAATAAACCGTCAGCCTGTTTCGTCGGTAAAGGAGTTCACCAAGGTCGCAAAATCGATCAAGCCGGGAACTTCGGTGCTGCTCCTCATCCGCAGGGGCCAGAACTCGATGTTCGTGGCATTTACCCTGCGGGGGAAATAA